The Megasphaera stantonii genome includes a window with the following:
- a CDS encoding CGGC domain-containing protein: MSKLVVVIQCHLVMNRCSGYPCMDAFYKREGAFASYEEDVRYMPVTCGGCCGAEVAAKLENLTKHLKRRGERKEDVVVHFASCVCSDNSHRPPCPHLDYMRQIAERKGYSVVLGSYISNAATKKREAGIYKTF, translated from the coding sequence ATGAGCAAGCTCGTCGTCGTCATTCAATGTCATTTGGTCATGAACCGCTGCAGCGGCTATCCCTGCATGGATGCATTTTACAAGCGAGAAGGCGCTTTTGCGTCCTATGAAGAAGACGTCCGCTACATGCCTGTTACCTGCGGCGGCTGCTGCGGCGCCGAAGTAGCGGCCAAGCTGGAAAATCTGACGAAGCATTTAAAGCGCCGCGGCGAACGAAAGGAAGACGTTGTCGTCCATTTCGCCTCGTGCGTCTGTTCCGACAACTCCCATCGGCCGCCTTGCCCCCATTTGGATTACATGCGGCAAATCGCAGAGCGCAAAGGCTATTCCGTCGTCTTGGGCTCGTATATATCGAACGCAGCGACGAAAAAGCGGGAAGCTGGGATTTATAAAACGTTTTAA
- a CDS encoding alanine racemase yields the protein MKIDQVYTPAILLNLDYMEHNLKKYADLAAAHGKQIWPMVKTHKSTELALLQQQYGCTGFLCGTLDEAEALCAAGIQNIMYAYPVATNVSIDRVIALSQKCNFIIRIDGEDAAKAIQEQAAKQGVSVQYTIIVDSGLHRFGVAPDKVVPLADALKACDHLVFKGISTHPGHVYGACSHEDLAGYCEDEARSMAAAAEALKKAGYTVDIISSGSTPTFAQNIADEHISIYHPGNYIFNDTIQLSTQTASEEECALYVLASVVSHPSEDLFICDAGTKCLGLDQGAHGNTSIVGYGTVKGHPELCVDGLSEEVGKIHVNGKTDLKVGDKICIIPNHSCSTANFTNYFIGVRGDEVERLVEVDIRSNATKKNVK from the coding sequence ATGAAAATTGATCAAGTGTATACGCCGGCTATTTTGTTGAATTTGGATTATATGGAACATAACCTGAAGAAGTACGCCGACTTGGCTGCGGCGCACGGAAAGCAGATTTGGCCGATGGTCAAGACGCATAAGAGCACGGAACTAGCGTTATTGCAGCAGCAATATGGTTGCACGGGATTTTTGTGCGGCACGCTGGACGAAGCGGAAGCCTTGTGCGCCGCAGGCATCCAAAATATCATGTATGCCTATCCCGTAGCGACGAACGTGTCTATCGATCGGGTCATCGCCTTGTCGCAGAAGTGCAATTTTATCATCCGCATTGACGGGGAAGACGCGGCTAAGGCAATTCAGGAACAGGCGGCTAAACAGGGCGTTTCCGTGCAGTACACGATTATTGTAGACAGCGGCCTTCACCGCTTCGGTGTGGCTCCCGATAAGGTCGTTCCCTTGGCTGACGCGTTGAAAGCCTGCGACCATCTGGTATTTAAGGGGATTTCTACCCATCCGGGCCATGTATACGGCGCATGCAGCCATGAAGATCTGGCAGGCTATTGCGAAGATGAAGCCCGCAGCATGGCAGCGGCGGCAGAAGCGCTGAAAAAGGCAGGCTATACTGTGGATATCATTTCCAGCGGTTCTACGCCTACCTTTGCCCAGAATATTGCCGACGAGCACATCTCCATCTATCATCCGGGCAACTACATCTTCAACGATACGATTCAGTTGTCTACGCAGACCGCTTCGGAAGAAGAATGCGCGCTGTACGTACTGGCATCTGTCGTGTCCCATCCGTCGGAAGACTTGTTTATCTGCGATGCCGGCACGAAATGCCTGGGGCTCGATCAGGGAGCCCACGGCAATACGTCTATCGTAGGGTACGGCACGGTCAAGGGCCATCCGGAGTTATGCGTAGACGGGCTGTCAGAAGAAGTAGGGAAAATTCACGTCAATGGAAAAACTGATTTGAAGGTCGGCGATAAGATCTGCATCATTCCGAATCACTCCTGCTCGACGGCGAACTTTACCAATTACTTCATCGGCGTCCGCGGCGATGAGGTAGAACGGCTCGTCGAAGTGGATATCCGCAGCAACGCGACGAAAAAGAATGTAAAATAA
- a CDS encoding nitrite/sulfite reductase yields the protein MITISEETKKTFQDRYPEFEDACQAFFRQELPAGQYKGISGKYGSYAERGGNSGMLRMRFSGGRVTKDQIAFLARAIDTYHVQLAHFTTAQAIQYHKMDGPSILSLYKECLDHGIYCIGGGGDNPRNITASPLRGVDPKEFFDVSPYVDAAASFILTLIPELHLPRKYKIAFSNGTDNESHATFKDLGFLAKKNGTFDVYAAGGLGAANPRLGVKVGEDVAPTKILYYIDAFAQMFMAHGDYKNRARARSRFMPVNLGDEEFCKTFQTFLKQSQEKDLSFIPQEYVVAKKAPSSAKPNIARIHSQKQDNLYYVEYHPLGGTPDMAVFKKALQFLSDVEDAELRLNTDESLYAVNLTAEEAIAFAAITEEDTAKNTFEKSVCCIGAAICQQGLRDSHGMWLRTVKALRGSGVDTSYLPKLHISGCPSSCAAQQIGAIGLRGAAKKVDGDMKPAFTVFAGGTYATPTQERFGAQIGVITEDNIPAFLTALAETLKTKGQTFDEWYGAHTDEFASLVSSFE from the coding sequence ATGATAACCATTTCTGAAGAAACAAAAAAGACCTTTCAAGACAGATATCCCGAATTTGAAGACGCCTGTCAGGCTTTTTTCCGCCAGGAGCTTCCGGCAGGCCAATATAAGGGCATTTCCGGCAAATACGGCAGCTACGCCGAACGGGGCGGCAACAGCGGCATGCTGCGCATGCGGTTCTCCGGCGGCCGCGTCACAAAGGACCAGATCGCATTTTTAGCCCGGGCCATCGATACGTACCACGTACAGCTGGCTCATTTCACGACGGCTCAGGCCATTCAGTATCACAAGATGGACGGCCCCTCTATTTTATCCTTATATAAGGAATGCCTGGACCACGGCATTTACTGTATCGGAGGCGGCGGCGACAACCCCCGCAACATCACGGCCAGCCCGCTCCGCGGCGTAGACCCGAAGGAATTCTTCGACGTATCGCCCTACGTCGACGCGGCGGCTTCGTTCATCCTCACGCTCATTCCGGAGCTGCACCTGCCGCGGAAATATAAAATCGCTTTTTCCAACGGCACGGACAACGAAAGCCACGCCACCTTCAAGGATCTGGGCTTCTTAGCCAAGAAGAACGGCACCTTCGACGTCTATGCCGCCGGCGGCTTAGGAGCGGCCAACCCTCGTCTGGGTGTCAAGGTAGGCGAAGATGTAGCGCCGACAAAGATTTTGTATTATATCGACGCCTTCGCCCAAATGTTCATGGCCCACGGCGACTATAAGAACAGAGCCAGAGCCCGGTCCCGCTTCATGCCAGTCAATCTCGGCGACGAAGAATTCTGCAAGACCTTCCAGACCTTCCTGAAACAATCGCAGGAAAAAGACCTCTCCTTTATCCCCCAGGAATACGTCGTAGCCAAGAAGGCCCCGTCCTCGGCCAAGCCGAACATCGCCCGCATCCACAGCCAGAAGCAGGACAACCTCTACTACGTAGAATACCATCCCCTCGGCGGCACGCCGGACATGGCCGTATTCAAGAAGGCCCTGCAGTTCTTGTCTGACGTTGAAGATGCAGAACTCCGCCTGAACACGGACGAATCGCTCTACGCCGTCAACCTGACCGCGGAAGAAGCCATCGCCTTCGCCGCCATCACCGAAGAGGACACGGCGAAAAATACCTTTGAAAAATCGGTCTGCTGCATCGGCGCGGCCATCTGCCAGCAAGGCCTGCGCGATTCCCACGGCATGTGGCTGCGCACAGTCAAGGCCCTGCGCGGCAGCGGCGTCGACACGTCGTACCTGCCCAAGCTGCATATTTCCGGCTGCCCCTCGTCGTGCGCGGCCCAGCAGATCGGCGCCATCGGCCTGCGCGGCGCAGCTAAAAAAGTGGACGGCGATATGAAGCCGGCCTTTACGGTCTTTGCCGGCGGCACCTATGCGACGCCGACACAGGAACGCTTCGGCGCGCAAATCGGCGTCATTACGGAAGACAACATCCCCGCCTTCCTGACGGCCTTGGCCGAAACACTGAAAACCAAGGGCCAAACCTTTGACGAATGGTACGGAGCCCATACCGATGAGTTTGCGTCGCTGGTTTCTTCCTTCGAATAA
- the secA gene encoding preprotein translocase subunit SecA, which yields MFNKIMQRLLGNNTERELKKMWPIVHHINDLEPKLTALSDSSLQEKTFEFKRRLAEGETLDDILPEAFAVVREASRRVLGMRHFDVQLLGGIVLHRGDIAEMRTGEGKTLVATLPVYLNALTGKGVHVVTVNDYLATRDSEEMGQIYKFLGLSVGLIVHDLTYEQRRRAYNSDITYGTNNEFGFDYLRDNMVISKDQMVQRPLNYCIVDEVDSILIDEARTPLIISGPGEKSTDLYYTLAHIVKTFEKEDYTMDEKQKTIAPTESGVAKVEKMLGIKNMFDNDHLDLNHLVIQALRARFMMHRDKDYVVKDGEIVIVDEFTGRLMFGRRYSDGLHQSIEAKENVKVQGESKTLATITFQNYFRMYDKLAGMTGTAKTEEDEFNKIYKLDVYVIPTNKPAIRKDLPDVIYKTKHAKYRAVVREVKKRHETGQPILVGTTSISQSEIISQLLKKENIVHNVLNAKYHEKEAEIIKDAGQMNMVTIATNMAGRGTDIKLGKGVAELGGLMIIGTERHESRRIDNQLRGRAGRQGDPGTTQFFLSLEDDLMRIFGSENISKFMDKLGMDEDEPITHSMITRSIEKAQKKVESHNFEIRKYVLEYDDVMNQQREVLYGQRRKVLVAESLRDTILGMVDDIILDGLDRYADEKLYPEEWDFAGLLAQMEQYFVPKGTVTVEELENLSRIEVQEKLKDIAVALYDEREKEISAETMRELEKAIMLRVVDSKWMDHLDAMDALKEGINLRAYGQKNPLVEYKFEAYEMFEEMIDSIKRTVITFLYHIQVTYSKPVPKAEDRLQGATEVHEESKPVSREDIEREEQRKQQQQD from the coding sequence GTGTTTAATAAAATAATGCAGAGACTGCTCGGCAATAATACCGAACGCGAATTAAAGAAGATGTGGCCTATCGTCCACCATATTAACGACTTAGAACCGAAGCTTACGGCCTTGAGCGATTCTTCGCTGCAGGAGAAGACCTTTGAATTCAAGCGCCGCCTGGCCGAAGGGGAAACGCTGGACGATATTCTGCCCGAAGCGTTTGCCGTCGTGCGCGAAGCGTCGCGCCGCGTCCTCGGCATGCGCCATTTTGACGTACAGCTTCTGGGTGGTATCGTCCTGCACCGCGGCGACATTGCAGAAATGCGTACAGGCGAAGGCAAGACCCTTGTCGCGACGCTGCCCGTCTACTTGAACGCCCTGACCGGCAAAGGCGTCCACGTCGTCACGGTCAACGACTACCTGGCTACGCGCGACAGCGAGGAAATGGGGCAGATTTATAAGTTCCTGGGATTGTCCGTCGGCCTTATCGTCCACGACCTGACGTATGAACAGCGCCGCCGTGCCTATAATTCCGATATTACGTACGGCACGAACAACGAATTCGGCTTCGACTACCTGCGCGACAACATGGTCATCAGCAAGGATCAGATGGTACAGCGTCCCCTGAACTACTGCATCGTCGACGAAGTGGACTCCATTCTCATCGACGAAGCCCGCACGCCGCTCATCATTTCCGGCCCGGGCGAAAAATCGACGGATTTGTACTATACGCTGGCTCATATCGTCAAGACCTTTGAAAAAGAAGACTACACGATGGACGAAAAGCAAAAGACCATCGCGCCGACGGAAAGCGGCGTTGCCAAGGTCGAAAAGATGTTGGGCATTAAGAATATGTTCGATAACGATCACCTTGATTTGAACCATTTGGTCATCCAGGCTTTGCGGGCCCGCTTCATGATGCACCGCGACAAGGACTATGTCGTCAAAGACGGCGAAATCGTCATCGTCGACGAATTTACGGGCCGCCTCATGTTCGGCCGCCGCTACAGCGACGGGCTCCACCAGTCCATCGAAGCGAAGGAAAACGTCAAGGTACAGGGCGAAAGCAAGACCTTGGCGACGATTACCTTCCAGAACTACTTCCGCATGTACGACAAGCTGGCCGGCATGACCGGTACGGCTAAGACGGAAGAAGACGAATTCAACAAGATTTACAAGCTGGACGTCTACGTCATTCCGACGAACAAGCCGGCTATCCGCAAGGACTTGCCCGACGTCATCTACAAGACGAAGCACGCCAAATACCGGGCCGTCGTCCGGGAAGTCAAGAAGCGCCACGAAACGGGCCAGCCGATCCTCGTCGGCACGACGTCTATCAGCCAGTCAGAAATCATCAGCCAGCTCCTGAAAAAAGAAAATATCGTCCACAACGTGCTGAACGCCAAGTATCATGAAAAGGAAGCGGAAATCATCAAAGACGCCGGCCAGATGAACATGGTCACCATCGCGACCAACATGGCTGGCCGCGGCACGGACATCAAGCTCGGCAAGGGCGTAGCCGAGCTGGGCGGCCTGATGATCATCGGTACGGAACGGCACGAAAGCCGCCGCATCGACAACCAGCTCCGGGGCCGCGCAGGCCGTCAGGGCGACCCGGGCACGACGCAGTTCTTCCTGTCTCTGGAAGACGACCTCATGCGTATTTTCGGCTCGGAAAACATTTCTAAATTCATGGACAAGCTGGGCATGGACGAAGACGAACCGATTACCCATTCCATGATTACCCGCTCCATTGAAAAGGCTCAGAAGAAGGTCGAAAGCCACAACTTTGAAATCCGTAAGTACGTCCTTGAATACGACGACGTCATGAATCAGCAGCGTGAGGTCCTGTACGGGCAGCGCCGCAAGGTCCTCGTCGCCGAATCGCTGCGCGATACGATCCTCGGCATGGTCGATGATATTATTCTCGACGGTCTGGACCGGTATGCCGACGAAAAGCTCTATCCGGAAGAATGGGATTTTGCCGGCCTCCTGGCTCAGATGGAACAGTACTTCGTGCCCAAGGGAACTGTAACGGTAGAAGAACTGGAAAACCTCAGCCGCATCGAAGTACAGGAAAAACTCAAAGACATTGCCGTCGCCTTGTACGACGAACGGGAAAAGGAAATCAGCGCTGAAACGATGCGCGAGCTGGAAAAAGCCATTATGCTCCGCGTCGTCGACAGCAAGTGGATGGATCATCTCGACGCCATGGACGCCTTGAAGGAAGGCATCAACCTGCGGGCGTACGGCCAGAAGAATCCTCTGGTCGAATACAAATTCGAAGCCTATGAAATGTTTGAAGAAATGATCGATTCCATCAAGCGGACGGTCATTACCTTCCTCTATCATATTCAGGTAACGTACAGCAAGCCCGTGCCCAAGGCGGAAGACCGGCTCCAGGGCGCGACGGAAGTGCACGAAGAAAGCAAGCCCGTCAGCCGCGAGGATATCGAACGGGAAGAACAGAGAAAGCAACAGCAGCAGGACTAA
- the prfB gene encoding peptide chain release factor 2 (programmed frameshift), whose protein sequence is MVILVLLEELRKPLEDLQNRIQEIGIHFSLPRKEERIMNLDMQMSDPDFWNDPEKAKAISQEATQLKAEVEGHKELVQRVQDACDYLELAMEEGDADLAGEIEKQYKELVKDVEKREILLLLSDEYDTCNAIVTFHAGAGGTEAQDWAQMLIRMYMRWAERNGYRINVMDMQPGDEAGIKSAAFTIEGEYAYGYLKSEKGVHRLVRISPFDAAARRHTSFTAVDVMPELPDDVDVEINMDDVRVDYFRASGAGGQHVNKTSSAVRMTHMPTGIVVQCQNERSQLQNKEMCLKYLRAKLFELEREKQEKLKAEIGGVHQAIEWGSQIRSYVFHPYNLVKDHRTGVETGNIQAVMDGDLDIFIEGYLQQEKDKKISRQDI, encoded by the exons ATGGTGATACTTGTGCTATTAGAAGAATTGCGTAAGCCTTTGGAAGATTTGCAGAATAGAATACAAGAAATC GGGATTCACTTTAGCTTACCTCGAAAAGAAGAACGAATTATGAATCTGGATATGCAGATGAGCGATCCGGACTTTTGGAACGACCCGGAAAAGGCCAAGGCCATTTCCCAGGAAGCGACGCAGCTGAAAGCCGAAGTCGAAGGCCATAAAGAGCTGGTACAGCGGGTGCAGGATGCCTGCGATTACCTGGAGCTGGCCATGGAAGAAGGCGATGCCGATTTGGCCGGCGAAATCGAAAAGCAGTATAAGGAACTGGTAAAAGACGTAGAAAAGAGGGAAATCCTCCTGCTTCTTTCCGATGAATACGATACGTGCAACGCCATCGTCACCTTCCATGCCGGCGCCGGCGGCACCGAAGCCCAGGACTGGGCGCAGATGCTCATCCGCATGTACATGCGCTGGGCCGAACGCAACGGATACCGCATCAATGTCATGGATATGCAGCCCGGCGACGAAGCGGGCATCAAGAGCGCAGCCTTTACGATTGAAGGCGAATATGCCTACGGGTATTTGAAGTCGGAAAAAGGGGTGCACCGCCTGGTCCGCATTTCCCCCTTCGACGCGGCGGCGCGCCGCCATACGTCCTTTACGGCCGTAGACGTCATGCCCGAGCTGCCTGACGACGTAGACGTAGAAATCAACATGGACGACGTCCGCGTCGACTACTTCCGTGCCTCCGGCGCCGGCGGCCAGCACGTCAACAAGACCAGCTCGGCCGTCCGCATGACCCATATGCCGACGGGTATCGTCGTCCAGTGCCAGAACGAACGGTCCCAGCTCCAGAACAAGGAAATGTGCTTGAAGTACCTGCGGGCCAAGCTCTTTGAATTGGAACGGGAAAAGCAGGAAAAGCTGAAAGCCGAAATCGGCGGCGTCCATCAGGCCATCGAATGGGGGAGCCAGATACGCTCGTACGTATTCCATCCCTACAACCTGGTCAAGGATCACCGCACCGGCGTGGAAACGGGCAATATCCAGGCCGTTATGGACGGCGATTTAGATATCTTCATCGAAGGCTATCTGCAGCAGGAAAAGGATAAGAAGATTTCAAGACAGGATATATAA
- a CDS encoding LmeA family phospholipid-binding protein produces the protein MKKLITLLIIAAAVLVGVNAFGPKTAEVALHYALSQKMDLKPEDVRVEASPGMKVLLGELDAVSVHGKAFRVGGLMFDSFDCDLQGVKFSPMDALLDQQMTLASAAHGEMSASVSSNELRNFLVEKVDGLKDVSVVFLGDTIEVSGSAKLGGLLNARAVIHGRFGMDEKKLMFIPDDVTVEGFGMKYRARGLGSAEVYDFSEFPLGIVPDSVTMHGDVLTIHGQTAAH, from the coding sequence ATGAAAAAGCTAATCACACTTTTGATCATCGCGGCGGCGGTTCTCGTCGGCGTCAACGCCTTCGGCCCGAAGACGGCGGAAGTAGCTCTTCATTACGCCTTGTCCCAGAAGATGGACCTCAAGCCGGAAGACGTGCGCGTCGAGGCCTCGCCGGGCATGAAGGTGCTCCTCGGCGAGCTCGATGCGGTCAGCGTCCACGGCAAGGCCTTCCGCGTCGGCGGCCTGATGTTCGACAGCTTTGACTGCGACCTGCAGGGCGTAAAATTCAGCCCGATGGACGCCTTGCTGGACCAGCAGATGACTCTGGCTTCTGCCGCGCACGGCGAAATGTCGGCGTCTGTCAGCAGCAATGAACTGCGCAATTTTTTAGTGGAAAAGGTAGACGGCCTGAAGGACGTGTCGGTCGTCTTTCTGGGCGATACGATTGAAGTCAGCGGCTCGGCCAAGCTGGGCGGCCTGCTGAACGCCCGGGCGGTCATTCACGGCCGCTTCGGCATGGATGAGAAAAAGCTCATGTTCATTCCCGACGACGTCACCGTCGAGGGTTTCGGCATGAAGTACCGCGCCCGTGGTCTGGGCAGCGCCGAAGTGTACGATTTCAGCGAATTTCCCCTGGGAATCGTACCGGACAGCGTGACGATGCACGGCGACGTGCTGACTATACACGGCCAGACGGCCGCTCATTAA
- a CDS encoding DUF5693 family protein gives MEKQHRYSNMLMIAAVLIGLLCSIYMCVQRYAVEERTMTIEQAMDYDAVVSMVRNDGYDTDEALEKFRQAGITSFTIYDTTLNKLTQRGDISLITRLGFQLYYPQLQIGDLSYDYYVVGQPKDKEDPYFDEITADLKARLGADSVGVIANSQYRILGLRGAMPALGDMNLGILSADAKAIAARGFHVILRPTNYSNVSKEQIDQFFQRAADIPDVSGIMFVGKEVLGYTPDKEQRKAMLAVTAEHMKAQGLPFYMIEAANQLQYDRQDGMYDLADLLNYQTVRIYAMSKEELEKITPEEAAMRFYISDLERNVRVNLYPLYKKPLHGMNLTETNLSYIQETSQKLKDRGYTLGRASIMEGYYPNALLLAVTAAAAACGFVFVLNLFIPLSEKVNYILLALAVVGGAGGTVLFQSALFLQLMAIGCAVASPTAAMLLLLDWWRKKPIDAPLGYGRVVRDGAVGLTCAVAIAMIGGLYIAAMLGNIRFFMEFDFYRGVKLTFVLPILLVAAGYLLRFPLWGRTIASPQDFAAFAKDFLNIPIKMGTLILLGMLAMVAFIFVGRSGHTAGVPVPDFEVALRRFLENAMYARPREKEFLVGHPAFFLMVAAMYRKWPQILHFLLVLAATIGVGSMVETFAHIRTPFLMSFIRGIDGWLLGLPLGIIGVCGVAFLEYITNWLGKRVKPRE, from the coding sequence ATGGAAAAACAACATCGCTACAGCAACATGCTGATGATCGCCGCCGTGCTCATCGGCCTCCTTTGCTCCATATACATGTGCGTCCAGCGCTACGCCGTGGAAGAACGGACGATGACGATCGAGCAGGCTATGGATTACGACGCCGTCGTCAGCATGGTCCGCAACGACGGCTATGATACTGACGAGGCGCTGGAAAAATTCCGGCAGGCCGGCATTACGAGCTTTACCATATACGACACGACGCTGAACAAGCTGACCCAGCGGGGCGACATATCGCTCATCACGCGGCTGGGCTTCCAGCTGTATTATCCGCAGCTGCAGATCGGCGATTTGTCTTATGATTATTACGTCGTCGGCCAGCCTAAGGACAAGGAAGACCCGTACTTCGACGAAATTACGGCGGATCTGAAGGCCCGCCTCGGCGCGGACAGCGTCGGCGTCATTGCCAATTCCCAATACCGCATCTTAGGACTGCGCGGCGCTATGCCGGCTTTAGGCGATATGAATCTGGGAATCTTGTCGGCTGACGCCAAGGCCATTGCGGCCCGCGGGTTCCACGTCATCCTGCGGCCGACGAATTACAGCAACGTATCGAAAGAGCAGATTGATCAGTTTTTCCAGCGGGCCGCAGATATTCCCGACGTGTCGGGCATCATGTTCGTCGGCAAGGAAGTGCTGGGCTATACGCCGGACAAGGAGCAGCGCAAGGCGATGCTGGCTGTGACGGCGGAGCATATGAAGGCCCAGGGCCTGCCCTTTTACATGATCGAAGCGGCTAACCAGCTGCAGTACGACCGTCAGGACGGCATGTATGATTTGGCCGACCTCCTAAATTATCAGACGGTACGTATTTACGCCATGTCCAAGGAAGAGCTGGAAAAGATTACGCCGGAAGAAGCGGCCATGCGCTTTTACATCAGCGATTTGGAGCGCAACGTCCGCGTCAATTTGTATCCCCTGTATAAAAAGCCTCTCCATGGCATGAACCTGACGGAGACGAACCTATCCTATATTCAGGAAACGTCCCAGAAATTGAAAGACCGGGGCTATACGCTGGGCAGGGCCTCTATCATGGAAGGGTATTATCCCAACGCGTTGCTGCTGGCCGTGACGGCTGCGGCTGCGGCCTGCGGGTTTGTCTTCGTGCTGAACCTGTTCATTCCCTTATCGGAAAAGGTAAATTATATTCTCCTGGCGCTGGCAGTCGTCGGCGGAGCCGGGGGAACGGTACTGTTTCAAAGCGCTCTGTTCCTGCAGCTCATGGCTATCGGCTGCGCCGTAGCGTCGCCGACAGCGGCCATGCTTCTCCTGCTGGATTGGTGGAGAAAGAAGCCGATAGACGCGCCCCTGGGGTACGGACGAGTCGTCCGCGACGGGGCCGTCGGCCTGACCTGCGCCGTGGCTATCGCCATGATCGGCGGCCTGTATATTGCGGCCATGCTCGGCAATATCCGCTTCTTTATGGAATTTGATTTTTACCGCGGCGTCAAGCTGACCTTCGTGCTGCCGATCCTGCTGGTAGCCGCAGGCTATTTGCTCCGCTTCCCCCTGTGGGGCCGGACGATTGCCTCGCCGCAGGATTTCGCAGCCTTTGCAAAGGATTTCCTCAATATCCCCATCAAGATGGGGACGCTCATCCTGTTGGGCATGCTGGCCATGGTGGCCTTCATTTTCGTCGGACGGAGCGGCCATACGGCAGGCGTTCCCGTACCCGATTTTGAAGTGGCTCTGCGCCGTTTTCTGGAAAACGCCATGTACGCCCGTCCGCGGGAAAAGGAATTTCTCGTCGGCCATCCGGCGTTTTTCCTCATGGTCGCCGCCATGTACCGCAAATGGCCTCAGATACTGCATTTCCTGTTAGTGTTGGCCGCGACGATAGGCGTCGGCTCTATGGTCGAAACGTTCGCCCACATCCGCACGCCCTTCCTCATGTCCTTTATCCGGGGCATCGACGGCTGGCTGCTGGGCCTGCCCTTAGGCATCATCGGCGTCTGCGGCGTCGCCTTCCTCGAGTACATTACGAATTGGCTGGGAAAGCGGGTGAAGCCCCGTGAGTAA
- the csaB gene encoding polysaccharide pyruvyl transferase CsaB, which translates to MSKVVISGYYGFANAGDEAMLSAIIGSLRDIMPHVEITVITGNCQMTRKHHNVHTVHRMNFLAIAAAIRRCDILISGGGSLLQDVTSTRSLYYYLLIMRIALFFHKPVMLYAQGIGPVRGEKARQAVRRVLQQVTVIGVRDSESKRELASLGVTAPPVHVTADAVLSMHPVDKKIGFYLLKKAGVTGIRTRVGIAVRDWQGMTGYKEEIAKAADELQRRLDARIIFIPMQYPADVKAGEDIAAMMETEAVVLREGYNTVEFMSLIGCMDAVIANRLHALVFASLMEVPVTAISYDPKIDSFIQLIGEELCGTVETVAAEDLVADVTKKLAAGGIAPDVKARLNHLRRQSLRNAYLALRIIEGKDSLRARLKSRNTDGR; encoded by the coding sequence GTGAGTAAGGTCGTTATTTCCGGCTATTACGGATTTGCCAACGCCGGCGACGAGGCCATGCTGTCGGCTATTATCGGCTCCCTGCGAGACATCATGCCCCATGTGGAGATTACGGTTATTACGGGCAATTGCCAGATGACCCGGAAACATCACAACGTACATACAGTTCACCGCATGAACTTTTTAGCTATCGCAGCGGCTATTCGCCGCTGTGATATTCTTATTAGCGGCGGCGGCAGCCTGCTCCAGGATGTGACCAGTACGCGCAGCCTCTACTATTACCTGCTCATCATGCGCATCGCCTTGTTTTTCCATAAGCCCGTCATGCTTTATGCCCAGGGCATAGGTCCCGTGCGGGGCGAGAAGGCCCGGCAGGCCGTGCGGCGCGTGCTGCAGCAGGTGACGGTCATCGGCGTCCGCGACAGCGAATCGAAGCGGGAGCTGGCGTCGCTGGGCGTGACGGCTCCGCCGGTTCACGTCACGGCCGACGCTGTCCTTTCCATGCATCCCGTCGATAAAAAAATCGGCTTTTACTTGCTGAAAAAAGCCGGTGTCACAGGCATACGGACCCGCGTCGGCATCGCCGTCCGCGACTGGCAGGGGATGACGGGGTACAAAGAAGAAATTGCCAAGGCCGCCGACGAGCTGCAGCGCCGTCTGGATGCCCGCATCATCTTCATTCCCATGCAGTATCCCGCCGACGTCAAGGCCGGCGAGGATATTGCCGCCATGATGGAAACGGAAGCCGTCGTCCTGCGGGAAGGCTATAATACGGTGGAATTCATGTCCCTCATCGGCTGCATGGACGCCGTCATTGCCAACCGCCTGCACGCCCTGGTGTTCGCCTCCCTCATGGAGGTACCCGTGACGGCTATTTCCTACGATCCGAAGATAGACAGCTTTATCCAGCTCATCGGAGAAGAGCTCTGCGGTACCGTCGAGACGGTCGCTGCTGAGGATCTCGTCGCCGACGTGACGAAGAAGCTGGCTGCCGGAGGCATTGCGCCGGACGTGAAGGCGCGGCTCAATCACCTGCGCCGCCAGTCGCTGCGCAACGCTTATTTGGCTCTGCGGATTATCGAAGGAAAAGACAGCCTGCGGGCCCGGCTGAAGAGCAGAAATACGGACGGCCGTTAG